Proteins encoded by one window of uncultured Draconibacterium sp.:
- a CDS encoding outer membrane lipoprotein carrier protein LolA — protein MKRIVLIAALVAFALSGWAQGDAKAKEILDEVSAKTKEIAAMSADFVFSMVNEEMDINETNEGSIKIKGQKYKVELPDLGVEVISDGTTIWNYMEDGNQVTISNIDDDGSELMDPSSLFSIYERGFRSEFVDEKTEAGKTLYHINLFPDSDEFDVTKIEVAIDKAAMMIHAATLYSTDGNLYGILVKKMDTKSVIADTYFVFDASKYDDVEVIDFR, from the coding sequence ATGAAGCGTATAGTATTAATTGCAGCTCTGGTAGCTTTTGCCCTATCGGGTTGGGCACAGGGAGACGCAAAAGCAAAGGAAATTCTGGACGAAGTTAGTGCCAAAACAAAAGAAATTGCAGCCATGTCGGCTGATTTTGTTTTTTCTATGGTGAACGAGGAAATGGACATTAACGAAACAAATGAAGGAAGCATTAAAATTAAAGGCCAGAAATACAAAGTTGAGCTGCCGGATCTGGGTGTTGAAGTAATTTCAGATGGAACAACGATATGGAACTATATGGAAGATGGCAACCAGGTTACCATTTCAAATATCGACGACGATGGTAGTGAATTAATGGACCCTTCATCATTATTCAGTATTTACGAACGTGGCTTCCGGTCTGAATTTGTAGATGAAAAAACAGAAGCAGGTAAAACATTATATCATATTAATCTATTTCCTGACTCAGACGAATTTGATGTAACCAAGATAGAAGTGGCGATTGATAAAGCGGCAATGATGATTCATGCCGCCACACTTTACAGCACCGATGGAAACTTATATGGAATTCTGGTAAAAAAGATGGACACAAAATCTGTTATTGCTGATACATACTTTGTTTTTGATGCCTCGAAATATGATGATGTAGAAGTGATCGATTTCCGCTAA
- a CDS encoding DNA translocase FtsK 4TM domain-containing protein, producing the protein MAFRAKKKPAKSKKKRTKKRIPLINKEKLFFLFGLFVLLVAAYLLISFVSFLFYGAADQSIMDSDWREFLFNTEVKAQNKGMKLGAYLSEIIMNRGFGLASFAFIYLLAITGMRILGRKTGNYLKSIWYSVICMIWFSVALGLFFNKTTAGTAIYWGGHYGFVLSNWLRSLIGVVGLIFLLFISGLAIVVVRFDGAFNLLKGLLKKKPIDTTEEDIAFDEETVSAEIEGEESVTKIIEDDDDVVKAIFESDEEDDLPLDEKEEVIVEAEEPETQNTPEDEIEVVKKEEEDLDLTVAPKHEEEESDGTGPEELEDYDPTLDLASFKFPTLDLLEDHKFGNAEVKNEELVANKNKIVETLRHYKIEITKIRATIGPTITLYEIVPAPGVRISKIKNLEDDIALSLAALGIRIIAPIPGRGTIGIEVPNQNPETVSMHSIIRSKKFQESTAELPVALGKTISNETFMFDLVKMPHILVAGATGQGKSVGINVIITSLLYKKHPSQLKFVFIDPKKVELNIYSVLEKHYLAKLPDSDEPVITDIQKVKNTLNSINVEMDARYDLLKAAQARNIKEYNKKFISRRLNPEKGHRFMPYIVVIIDEFADLIMTAGKEIELPIARIAQLARAVGIHMIIATQRPSTNIITGVIKANFPARIAFKVASMIDSRTILDSPGANQLIGRGDMLISQGSEMTRVQCAFVDTPEVENIVEYISDQRGYPTAFLLPEYVSEDEPGPGDVDLRNRDELFDDAARIVVMNQMGSTSMIQRKFSIGYNRAGRLMDQLEAAGIVGPSEGSKARQVLLQDEYSLEQLLNNL; encoded by the coding sequence ATGGCATTTAGAGCGAAGAAAAAGCCTGCTAAGTCGAAAAAGAAACGAACCAAAAAACGTATCCCCCTGATTAATAAGGAAAAGTTGTTTTTTCTTTTTGGTTTATTTGTGCTGCTTGTTGCGGCTTATTTGCTCATTTCCTTTGTGTCGTTCCTGTTTTACGGGGCAGCGGATCAAAGTATTATGGACTCCGACTGGCGTGAATTCCTTTTTAACACCGAAGTTAAAGCCCAGAATAAAGGGATGAAACTGGGGGCATATTTGTCGGAAATTATTATGAATCGAGGTTTCGGACTGGCCTCGTTTGCCTTTATTTATCTTTTGGCCATTACCGGGATGCGTATTCTCGGACGTAAAACCGGCAACTATCTTAAAAGCATTTGGTACAGTGTAATTTGTATGATTTGGTTTTCGGTTGCTCTGGGATTGTTCTTTAATAAAACAACTGCCGGGACGGCCATTTACTGGGGCGGACATTACGGCTTCGTGTTAAGTAACTGGTTGCGTTCGTTAATCGGAGTTGTTGGGCTCATTTTTTTGCTTTTTATTTCCGGACTTGCCATTGTGGTGGTACGTTTTGATGGTGCTTTTAACTTATTAAAAGGATTGCTGAAAAAGAAACCGATTGACACAACAGAAGAGGATATTGCTTTTGATGAGGAGACGGTATCAGCTGAAATTGAGGGAGAAGAATCGGTAACAAAAATTATTGAAGATGATGACGATGTGGTGAAGGCCATTTTTGAGTCGGATGAAGAAGATGATTTACCACTTGATGAAAAGGAGGAAGTGATTGTTGAAGCCGAAGAGCCCGAAACGCAAAATACACCTGAAGATGAAATTGAGGTTGTTAAAAAGGAAGAAGAAGATCTGGATTTAACCGTTGCACCTAAACATGAAGAAGAAGAGTCGGATGGCACAGGTCCTGAAGAATTGGAAGACTATGATCCGACACTGGATTTGGCCAGTTTTAAATTCCCGACGCTTGATTTGCTGGAAGACCATAAATTTGGTAATGCAGAGGTGAAGAATGAGGAACTGGTAGCCAACAAAAATAAAATTGTTGAAACACTGCGCCATTATAAAATCGAGATTACCAAGATCAGGGCAACCATTGGCCCAACGATTACCTTATATGAAATCGTACCTGCTCCCGGTGTGCGGATTTCGAAGATTAAAAACCTGGAAGATGATATTGCTTTGAGTCTTGCGGCTTTGGGAATTCGTATTATTGCTCCAATCCCGGGGCGTGGAACCATTGGTATTGAGGTGCCAAATCAGAACCCTGAAACTGTTTCGATGCACTCCATCATCCGGTCGAAAAAATTCCAGGAAAGTACAGCAGAACTTCCTGTGGCACTGGGAAAAACCATTTCGAACGAAACCTTTATGTTCGACCTGGTAAAAATGCCACACATACTTGTAGCCGGTGCCACCGGACAAGGGAAATCGGTAGGTATTAATGTTATTATCACCTCGCTGTTGTACAAAAAGCATCCGTCGCAACTGAAGTTTGTTTTTATCGATCCGAAAAAGGTAGAGCTTAATATTTATTCGGTACTGGAAAAACATTACCTGGCGAAATTGCCCGATTCTGATGAGCCTGTAATTACCGATATTCAGAAAGTGAAAAATACGCTGAATTCGATAAATGTTGAAATGGATGCCCGTTACGATCTGTTAAAAGCGGCACAGGCCCGTAATATTAAGGAATACAATAAGAAATTTATATCGCGCAGGCTGAATCCGGAAAAAGGACACCGGTTTATGCCATATATTGTGGTGATTATCGATGAGTTTGCCGACCTGATAATGACTGCCGGAAAAGAAATAGAATTACCGATAGCCAGGATCGCACAGTTAGCGCGCGCAGTGGGTATTCATATGATTATTGCTACACAGCGACCGTCAACCAATATTATCACAGGTGTTATTAAAGCTAACTTCCCGGCACGAATCGCCTTTAAAGTGGCTTCAATGATCGACTCACGAACCATTTTGGATTCGCCGGGTGCCAACCAGCTGATTGGGCGGGGTGATATGCTTATTTCTCAGGGTAGCGAAATGACACGTGTGCAGTGTGCTTTTGTTGATACACCGGAAGTTGAAAATATCGTTGAATATATTAGCGATCAACGAGGTTACCCAACCGCATTTTTACTTCCCGAGTATGTTAGCGAAGATGAGCCCGGTCCGGGAGATGTTGATCTGCGTAACCGCGATGAACTTTTTGATGATGCTGCCCGCATAGTAGTGATGAACCAAATGGGGTCTACTTCAATGATTCAGCGGAAATTTTCGATAGGGTATAACCGGGCGGGTCGTTTAATGGATCAGCTGGAAGCAGCAGGAATTGTTGGCCCAAGCGAAGGAAGTAAAGCCCGGCAGGTATTATTGCAGGACGAATATAGTTTGGAACAGTTATTGAATAATTTATAA
- a CDS encoding carbamate kinase — protein MKKRAVVALGGNAILRGNEDGTIVQQEKNVTDTLENLVHLIKDGYELVLTHGNGPQVGNILMRNDAGEQLYGIAPMPLNICVADSQGGIGFMMERMMRNVLNKHGIEKNVISMVTLVEINENDPAFQKPSKRIGKVYSKEEADRLYEQKGWEFKSTSKIKGGYRRVVPSPMPVDIVNKEIIRQLLENGNIVIAAGGGGIPVYFDENNDVRTLDAVIDKDMASSLLATNIDADELYILTDVPFIYKDFGLETQEKLEFLNYADTQKHLENGTFAEGTMEPKINACLNFIKNGGSKSIITEATKLEDKHYGSKITLEYEN, from the coding sequence ATGAAGAAACGAGCTGTTGTTGCTTTAGGCGGGAACGCCATTCTGCGAGGTAACGAAGATGGCACCATCGTTCAGCAGGAAAAGAATGTTACCGATACCCTCGAAAACCTGGTCCATTTGATTAAAGATGGCTACGAGCTGGTGCTCACACACGGCAACGGGCCGCAGGTTGGCAACATCCTGATGCGCAACGATGCCGGCGAACAACTTTACGGTATTGCCCCCATGCCCCTGAATATTTGCGTGGCCGACTCGCAGGGCGGTATTGGTTTTATGATGGAGCGCATGATGCGGAACGTGCTGAACAAACACGGTATTGAAAAAAATGTGATCTCTATGGTTACTTTGGTTGAAATCAATGAAAACGATCCGGCTTTTCAAAAACCATCAAAACGAATTGGTAAAGTATACAGCAAAGAAGAAGCCGACCGGCTTTACGAACAAAAAGGCTGGGAGTTTAAATCAACTTCAAAAATAAAAGGAGGCTACCGGCGGGTAGTCCCCTCGCCGATGCCCGTTGATATTGTGAACAAAGAGATCATCCGTCAATTGCTGGAAAACGGCAATATTGTCATTGCTGCAGGTGGCGGTGGTATTCCGGTTTATTTTGATGAAAACAACGACGTTCGCACACTGGATGCGGTAATCGACAAAGATATGGCGTCAAGTCTTCTGGCAACAAATATCGATGCCGACGAGCTATACATTTTAACCGATGTACCTTTTATCTATAAAGATTTTGGTTTGGAGACACAGGAAAAGCTCGAATTTTTAAACTATGCCGACACACAAAAACACCTCGAAAATGGTACTTTTGCTGAAGGCACTATGGAGCCAAAAATTAACGCCTGTCTGAATTTCATTAAAAACGGAGGCAGTAAAAGCATTATTACTGAAGCCACAAAACTGGAAGACAAACATTACGGCTCAAAAATTACCCTTGAATACGAAAATTAG
- the argF gene encoding ornithine carbamoyltransferase: MANNLKNRNFLKLLDFSPAEINHLLELSASLKQAKYAGTESPRLSGKNIALIFEKASTRTRCAFEVAAYDQGARVTYLGPSGSQIGQKETMKDTARVLGRMYDGIEYRGFAQNIVEELGEHAGVPVWNGLTNEFHPTQILADFLTMKEHSTKPLSDVKFCYLGDARNNMGNSLMVGAAKLGMDFRAAAPKACQPSEDLQAECKEIAVQTGGKITITEDVATAVKDCDFLYTDVWVSMGEPDEVWQERIELLLPYQVNKQAMELTGNPEVKFLHCLPAFHNRDTKIGEQIYQKFGLEAMEVTEEVFESKASLVFDEAENRMHTIKAVMVATLA, from the coding sequence ATGGCAAACAACTTAAAAAACAGAAATTTCCTTAAACTCCTGGATTTTAGTCCGGCAGAAATCAACCACCTTTTAGAGCTCTCCGCAAGCCTAAAGCAAGCCAAGTATGCAGGCACGGAAAGCCCAAGGCTAAGTGGCAAAAACATTGCATTGATTTTTGAAAAAGCTTCCACCCGTACACGCTGTGCTTTTGAAGTGGCTGCCTACGATCAGGGAGCAAGAGTTACCTACCTGGGACCATCGGGTTCTCAGATCGGGCAAAAGGAAACCATGAAAGACACGGCACGTGTGCTGGGAAGAATGTACGACGGCATTGAATACCGTGGCTTTGCACAAAATATTGTTGAAGAACTGGGCGAACATGCCGGAGTTCCTGTGTGGAACGGCCTGACCAACGAATTTCACCCTACCCAGATCCTGGCTGATTTTCTAACCATGAAAGAGCACAGCACCAAACCGCTTTCCGATGTAAAGTTCTGCTACCTGGGCGATGCACGAAACAACATGGGCAATTCGTTGATGGTAGGCGCCGCCAAACTGGGTATGGATTTTCGTGCAGCTGCACCCAAAGCCTGCCAGCCAAGTGAGGACCTACAGGCAGAATGTAAAGAAATAGCAGTGCAGACGGGTGGAAAAATCACCATTACTGAAGATGTAGCCACAGCAGTTAAAGATTGTGATTTTCTGTACACCGATGTATGGGTTTCCATGGGCGAGCCCGACGAAGTTTGGCAGGAACGCATTGAACTGCTATTGCCCTACCAGGTGAACAAACAGGCGATGGAGCTCACCGGTAATCCTGAAGTTAAATTTTTGCATTGTTTACCGGCGTTCCACAACCGGGATACAAAAATTGGAGAGCAGATCTATCAAAAATTTGGGTTGGAAGCCATGGAAGTTACTGAAGAAGTTTTCGAAAGTAAAGCATCGCTGGTATTCGATGAAGCCGAAAACCGCATGCACACCATAAAAGCCGTTATGGTTGCCACATTGGCTTAA
- a CDS encoding phosphatase PAP2 family protein: MQNHSTLIKNILVAAMLLLTIQGIAKDKNKPSRISLLTSETTSAFTFHNDSIHRIDFRYADKKRGINPFIAPTILITGGTILHFSDWKYDIDQWRWEHFNYTGDLDDYLRFAPIVAVYGLNALGIKGKNNIGNQTAILGKSMLLTTAITKGLKSILDVERPTGEGGSMPSGHTAITFAAAQWMHREYGEISLWYSVGAYACATTVGIMRISKGGHWASDVLVGAGIGMISTELIYLTHQYKWDREHLKNLDIFPFKNGQQKGLALVYTF, translated from the coding sequence GTGCAAAATCATTCAACACTTATAAAGAATATTCTGGTGGCAGCCATGCTACTACTCACGATACAGGGAATTGCAAAGGACAAAAACAAACCGAGTCGGATTTCTTTACTGACTTCCGAAACAACTTCTGCCTTTACTTTTCACAACGACTCCATTCACCGTATCGATTTTCGCTATGCCGACAAAAAAAGGGGAATCAACCCATTCATTGCACCAACAATACTGATAACAGGGGGAACAATCCTACATTTTTCTGACTGGAAATACGATATTGATCAATGGCGCTGGGAACATTTTAATTACACGGGCGATCTGGATGACTATTTACGTTTTGCGCCAATCGTTGCCGTATACGGATTAAATGCACTTGGAATAAAAGGCAAAAACAATATTGGTAACCAGACTGCAATTCTGGGAAAAAGCATGCTGTTAACAACCGCTATCACAAAAGGCCTGAAAAGCATTTTGGATGTTGAACGCCCAACCGGAGAAGGAGGTTCAATGCCTTCGGGGCATACGGCCATTACCTTTGCTGCTGCCCAGTGGATGCACCGCGAATACGGAGAAATAAGTCTATGGTACAGCGTGGGTGCTTATGCCTGTGCAACAACAGTGGGTATTATGCGCATTTCCAAGGGGGGGCACTGGGCTTCCGATGTATTGGTTGGGGCAGGCATAGGAATGATTTCCACCGAACTTATCTACCTCACCCATCAATACAAGTGGGATCGCGAACACCTTAAAAACCTCGATATTTTCCCGTTTAAGAACGGCCAGCAAAAAGGACTGGCATTGGTTTATACCTTTTAA
- a CDS encoding UpxY family transcription antiterminator, which produces MTTIRTQKQWHVVYTKSRAEKKVLQELSPSNIECFLPLQKQLRQWKDRKKWVEMPLIPGYCFVNITRKEYDKVLQLNNVVNYITFERKAAIIQQYEIDAMRILLQQHDFEVDVTIENFEPGKLVEIIEGPMVGLRGELIESRGKNKFALRIEQIETFFLADIPAKHLSVVPKTVY; this is translated from the coding sequence ATGACTACCATACGAACTCAAAAACAATGGCATGTAGTGTACACTAAATCCCGCGCCGAGAAAAAAGTGCTTCAAGAACTTAGCCCAAGTAACATCGAGTGCTTCCTTCCTTTGCAAAAACAACTCCGTCAGTGGAAAGACCGCAAAAAATGGGTAGAAATGCCACTTATTCCAGGTTATTGTTTTGTAAACATTACGCGCAAAGAATACGACAAAGTATTACAACTGAATAACGTGGTAAACTACATCACCTTCGAACGCAAGGCCGCCATCATCCAACAATATGAAATCGATGCTATGCGGATCCTTTTGCAACAACATGATTTTGAGGTGGATGTTACCATAGAAAATTTTGAACCGGGAAAACTGGTAGAAATCATCGAGGGGCCAATGGTTGGATTGAGAGGCGAACTGATTGAATCACGTGGAAAAAATAAATTTGCACTGCGCATCGAACAAATCGAAACCTTCTTTCTAGCTGATATTCCTGCAAAACACCTTAGCGTTGTTCCTAAAACAGTTTATTAA